Proteins encoded within one genomic window of Chlorobaculum sp. MV4-Y:
- the truA gene encoding tRNA pseudouridine(38-40) synthase TruA has protein sequence MARSKRTIKMQLEYDGTGYSGWQRQLGAVMTVQGEIEQVLGRITQEPVSIDGAGRTDRGVHARGQVASFATGSPMPLGRLMYSANSLLPSTIRINSMRQVPESFHARFSARSREYRYFLLEHPSAIDSRFAGCCYGRPDVAAMNRLAEMLVGTHDFVAFSKETPDQQGTLCTVTEARWYRYGRFHVFHIEANRFLRSMVRFLVAGMIEAGMGRLGQEDFNAMLESGCRRPHLKPAVATGLFLWNVRY, from the coding sequence ATGGCGAGATCGAAAAGAACCATCAAAATGCAGCTCGAGTATGATGGCACTGGCTATTCGGGATGGCAGCGCCAGTTGGGCGCGGTGATGACCGTGCAGGGCGAGATCGAGCAGGTGCTTGGTCGGATTACACAGGAACCGGTCAGCATCGATGGGGCTGGAAGAACCGACAGGGGGGTGCACGCTCGCGGGCAGGTTGCGAGCTTTGCGACGGGCTCGCCGATGCCGCTTGGCCGCCTGATGTATTCGGCCAATTCGCTTTTGCCCTCGACGATCCGCATCAACTCCATGCGGCAGGTACCGGAGTCTTTTCACGCCCGTTTCAGTGCCAGGTCGAGGGAGTACCGCTACTTTCTGCTCGAACATCCTTCAGCTATCGACAGCCGCTTTGCAGGATGCTGTTACGGCAGGCCGGATGTCGCGGCGATGAACCGGCTTGCGGAGATGCTTGTGGGAACTCACGATTTCGTTGCGTTCTCGAAAGAGACTCCCGATCAGCAGGGAACTCTCTGCACGGTTACGGAGGCCCGTTGGTACAGGTACGGGCGTTTTCACGTTTTCCATATCGAGGCGAACCGCTTTCTCCGGAGCATGGTGCGCTTTCTGGTGGCCGGGATGATCGAGGCCGGGATGGGACGTCTCGGACAAGAGGATTTTAACGCGATGCTCGAAAGCGGATGCCGCCGACCCCATCTGAAACCGGCCGTGGCGACGGGCTTGTTTCTCTGGAACGTCAGGTATTGA
- a CDS encoding lytic transglycosylase domain-containing protein has protein sequence MLDSLVTATYFQDERFSSGGKPGAFEYLPKEFIPQFSDSVYASRIAALASKSRFNLVYNDHVKGFIRLYAVDKRKMVSKVLGLTHIYFPLFDEVFRQYNIPPEMKYLAIVESALNPTAVSRAGARGLWQFMSGTGRMYGLQSSSFIEDRYDPTKATVAACKYLRDLYDMFGDWFLVLAAYNAGAGNVQKAIRRSGGAHDYWEIWPYLPQETRGYVPAFIAVTYVMNYYREHNIRPAQPGYLYSETGRVPVSQALTFEQLNEALGVPMEDIKFLNPQYIAGLIPAPESMPNMITLPKQYIQPFQRKEQEIYAYRPELVAEKERLYTMVREIDRQDEVVSSGRGKKVHMVRKGETIASVARTYGCSVSQIIDWNNLKSSSLKSGQKLVVFKAVSERGSKKSSVLKIKGKKSKLKAKAAKGSAKSKAAKKSKGGKKTGGKSEAKNKRK, from the coding sequence ATGCTCGACAGCCTGGTGACTGCCACCTATTTTCAGGATGAGCGGTTTTCATCTGGAGGAAAGCCTGGGGCTTTTGAGTATCTCCCCAAAGAGTTCATCCCTCAGTTCAGTGACTCGGTTTACGCGTCAAGAATTGCTGCGCTTGCCAGCAAAAGCCGGTTCAATCTGGTTTATAATGATCATGTAAAAGGCTTTATTCGTCTTTATGCCGTTGACAAGAGGAAAATGGTATCGAAGGTGCTTGGCCTGACCCATATCTATTTTCCGCTCTTTGACGAAGTGTTCAGGCAGTACAATATCCCTCCTGAAATGAAGTACCTCGCCATCGTGGAGTCTGCACTGAATCCCACAGCGGTGTCTCGGGCTGGTGCCCGTGGTCTTTGGCAGTTCATGAGCGGTACGGGCCGGATGTACGGCTTGCAATCCTCTTCGTTCATCGAGGATCGCTACGACCCCACAAAAGCGACCGTGGCGGCTTGCAAGTATCTTCGTGATCTGTATGACATGTTTGGCGACTGGTTTCTCGTTCTCGCGGCATACAATGCCGGGGCGGGTAACGTGCAGAAGGCTATCAGGAGATCGGGCGGTGCGCACGATTACTGGGAGATATGGCCATACCTGCCGCAGGAAACCCGCGGTTACGTTCCTGCATTCATCGCGGTGACCTACGTCATGAACTATTACCGCGAGCACAATATCCGCCCGGCCCAACCGGGCTATCTCTATTCCGAAACCGGCAGGGTGCCGGTCAGTCAGGCGCTCACCTTCGAACAGCTCAACGAGGCTCTCGGTGTGCCGATGGAGGATATCAAGTTTCTCAATCCACAGTACATAGCTGGTCTCATACCGGCTCCGGAGTCCATGCCTAACATGATCACGCTTCCGAAGCAATACATCCAGCCGTTTCAGCGGAAAGAGCAGGAAATCTATGCATACCGGCCTGAACTGGTTGCTGAAAAGGAGCGCCTTTACACCATGGTTCGGGAAATCGATCGCCAGGACGAGGTAGTCAGCAGTGGCAGGGGCAAGAAGGTGCATATGGTGCGGAAAGGTGAGACGATTGCCAGTGTGGCCCGCACCTATGGCTGCTCGGTCAGTCAGATTATTGACTGGAACAATCTGAAAAGCTCCAGCTTGAAATCCGGACAGAAGCTGGTAGTCTTCAAGGCCGTCAGCGAGCGGGGATCAAAAAAATCATCGGTCTTGAAGATCAAGGGTAAAAAAAGCAAGCTGAAAGCAAAAGCAGCCAAGGGTTCTGCCAAGAGCAAAGCGGCCAAAAAGAGCAAGGGCGGCAAAAAGACCGGTGGAAAAAGTGAGGCGAAAAATAAGCGGAAGTAA
- a CDS encoding ArsA family ATPase, with the protein MRNIIFTGKGGVGKTSVAAATALKAADMGYKTLIMSTDPAHSLGDSLDIELGPSPVKVAENLWGQEVSVFGDLNLNWDVVREHFAHLMASRGIEGVYAEEMGVLPGMEELFSLSYIKRYNEEQKDFDLLVVDCAPTGETLRLLSLPETFGWFIKMIRNIEKYMVKPMIRPLSKKVKKLDDFVAPEEVYEKVDNLFSSTEGIIDLLADGTKTTMRLVMNPEKMVIKESMRALTYLNLYGITVDRITINRVMPDQSPDPYFQQWRNIQQKYIDQINSAFAPIPVAEVPLFNNEVVGLEMLRKVGEKVYGDENPLDIFFKEDPINITKISDGHYKVRVKLPFMESMGLEPKIMKLGDDLTIRIGDYQKIVALPIFLAGMESTGASFESGWLNIDFTKE; encoded by the coding sequence ATGCGTAATATCATTTTCACCGGTAAGGGCGGTGTCGGCAAAACTTCAGTTGCGGCAGCGACTGCCTTGAAAGCAGCAGATATGGGTTACAAGACCCTCATCATGTCGACCGATCCGGCTCATAGCCTTGGTGACTCTCTTGACATAGAACTTGGGCCTTCGCCCGTCAAGGTCGCGGAGAACCTTTGGGGACAGGAAGTGAGCGTTTTCGGCGACCTCAACCTGAACTGGGATGTTGTTCGCGAGCATTTCGCTCACCTGATGGCTTCGCGCGGCATTGAAGGCGTTTACGCCGAAGAGATGGGTGTGCTTCCCGGTATGGAGGAGCTGTTTTCGCTCTCCTACATCAAGCGCTATAACGAAGAGCAGAAAGATTTCGACCTGCTGGTCGTTGACTGCGCACCGACCGGCGAAACTCTCCGCCTGCTTTCGCTGCCGGAGACCTTCGGCTGGTTCATCAAGATGATCCGCAACATCGAGAAGTACATGGTCAAGCCGATGATCCGCCCACTCTCCAAGAAGGTCAAGAAACTTGACGATTTCGTGGCTCCCGAAGAGGTCTATGAAAAGGTGGACAACCTCTTCTCCTCGACCGAAGGCATCATCGACCTGCTCGCAGACGGCACCAAAACCACCATGCGCCTTGTGATGAACCCTGAGAAGATGGTCATCAAGGAGTCGATGCGTGCTCTGACCTACCTGAACCTCTACGGCATCACGGTTGACCGTATCACCATCAACCGCGTCATGCCCGACCAGAGCCCCGACCCGTACTTCCAGCAGTGGCGCAACATCCAACAGAAGTATATCGACCAGATCAACAGTGCCTTCGCGCCGATTCCGGTTGCCGAAGTGCCGCTGTTCAACAACGAGGTGGTCGGTCTGGAGATGCTTCGCAAGGTCGGCGAGAAGGTTTACGGAGACGAGAACCCCCTCGATATCTTCTTCAAGGAGGATCCGATCAACATCACTAAAATTTCCGATGGCCACTACAAGGTTCGAGTGAAGCTGCCGTTCATGGAGAGCATGGGTCTGGAGCCGAAGATCATGAAGCTCGGTGATGACCTGACCATCCGTATCGGCGACTACCAGAAGATTGTGGCGCTTCCGATCTTCCTGGCTGGCATGGAGTCCACCGGCGCTTCGTTCGAGAGCGGCTGGCTGAATATCGACTTTACCAAGGAGTAA